From Fusobacterium sp. DD2, one genomic window encodes:
- a CDS encoding ABC transporter substrate-binding protein, with amino-acid sequence MEFFRNWKKIIVGLAVGFCLVGCGQDEQKQVKELKTTMTMDIDSMNPYKIVSSGSEEIMFNVFEGLLMPGVDGSLVPTLAESWKVSEDGKTYTFKIRKGVKFHDGTTLTPNDVVFSLKRMAGKDGLPPVKALLGEMQTIKAVGDDEVEVTLAKPNSAFIYALTMGIVPEANKDNLEKNPIGTGPFKVKEYTREQELVLDKFDDYWGNKAKLDRVIVYITPNTETAFLKLLSGEIDMLSRVDAKRINELKNFNNVYAPQNTVQIFALNNAVEPFNDIRVRKAINYAIDKDEIIKSVMDGNGIKLETNMSPVMKKYCIPNIGQKRDIEKAKELLKESGHENFTFTIKVPSNYSLHVNTAQVIAQQLKEIGLDAKIETIEWTTWLSDVYTGKQYEASIVGLSGKLDPYAILRRYTKAYKNNFFNFDNPEYDRLVAEAKNSTDDAVVTANYKKAQEILRDQQAAIYIMDPELMTSLDKRIKGFEYYPTPFINFANMSFGD; translated from the coding sequence TTTAGAAATTGGAAGAAAATTATTGTAGGACTTGCTGTAGGGTTCTGTTTAGTGGGATGTGGACAGGACGAGCAAAAACAGGTAAAAGAATTAAAGACAACAATGACTATGGATATAGATAGTATGAATCCATACAAGATTGTTTCTAGTGGATCTGAAGAGATTATGTTTAACGTATTTGAGGGACTTTTAATGCCAGGTGTAGATGGAAGTCTTGTACCAACTCTAGCAGAGAGCTGGAAAGTTTCAGAGGATGGAAAAACTTATACTTTTAAAATTAGAAAAGGTGTTAAATTTCATGATGGAACTACACTTACACCTAATGACGTTGTATTTTCATTAAAAAGAATGGCAGGTAAGGATGGATTACCTCCTGTGAAGGCTCTATTAGGTGAAATGCAGACAATTAAGGCAGTAGGGGATGATGAGGTTGAGGTGACATTAGCAAAGCCTAATTCAGCCTTTATATACGCTTTAACAATGGGAATAGTTCCAGAAGCAAATAAGGATAATCTTGAAAAAAATCCAATAGGAACAGGACCTTTCAAAGTAAAAGAGTATACAAGAGAGCAGGAACTTGTATTGGATAAATTTGATGACTATTGGGGAAATAAAGCAAAACTTGATAGAGTAATTGTTTATATAACTCCAAATACAGAGACAGCATTTTTAAAACTTCTATCTGGTGAGATAGATATGTTATCAAGAGTAGATGCAAAGAGAATAAATGAACTTAAGAATTTTAACAATGTATATGCACCACAAAATACAGTTCAGATATTTGCTCTAAACAATGCTGTTGAGCCATTTAACGATATAAGAGTTAGAAAAGCTATCAATTACGCAATTGATAAAGATGAGATAATTAAAAGTGTAATGGATGGAAATGGGATAAAACTTGAGACTAATATGAGTCCAGTTATGAAAAAATACTGTATTCCTAACATTGGACAAAAAAGAGATATAGAAAAAGCAAAAGAGCTTTTAAAAGAGTCAGGACATGAGAACTTTACATTTACAATAAAAGTGCCAAGTAACTACTCACTTCATGTAAATACAGCTCAAGTTATTGCTCAACAATTAAAGGAAATTGGATTAGATGCTAAGATAGAAACTATTGAATGGACAACATGGCTATCAGATGTTTACACTGGAAAACAATATGAGGCATCTATTGTTGGATTATCAGGTAAGTTAGACCCATATGCAATCTTAAGAAGATATACAAAGGCATACAAAAATAACTTCTTCAATTTTGATAATCCTGAGTATGATAGATTGGTAGCAGAAGCTAAGAACTCAACAGATGATGCTGTTGTAACTGCTAACTATAAAAAAGCACAAGAGATATTAAGAGATCAGCAGGCAGCTATTTATATTATGGACCCTGAACTTATGACATCTCTTGATAAGAGAATAAAAGGATTTGAGTACTATCCAACTCCTTTTATAAACTTTGCAAATATGAGTTTTGGAGACTGA